The proteins below come from a single Comamonas antarctica genomic window:
- the glnA gene encoding type I glutamate--ammonia ligase produces MAKTVADVMKMVKENEVKFVDFRFTDTRGKEQHVTVPVSHFDEDKFASGHAFDGSSVAGWKGIEASDMQLMPDPNTANIDPFFEETTLFLQCDVIEPSDGKAYDRDPRSIAKRAEAYLKASGLGDTAYFGPEPEFFIFDGVRWSNEPGNVSYEIEEYEAPWNTGTKFDSGNRGHRPTTKGGYFPVPPVDSTQDMRAEMSLILESLGIPVEVFHHEVAGAGQNEIGTRFSTLVERADWTQQLKYVVWNVANTYGKTATFMPKPYAGDNGSGMHVHQSIWKDGKNLFAGDGYAGLSDFALFYIGGIIKHARALNAITNPGTNSYKRLVPGFEAPVKLAYSAKNRSASIRIPYVANPKGRRIEARFPDPLANPYLCFSALMMAGLDGVENKIHPGEAATKDLYHLPPEEDKLVPTVCHSLDQALEALDADRGFLTKGGVFSDSMLDAYIELKMGEVTRFRQAVHPVEYDMYYSL; encoded by the coding sequence ATGGCTAAGACCGTTGCAGATGTGATGAAGATGGTGAAGGAAAACGAAGTCAAGTTCGTTGACTTCCGTTTTACCGATACCCGCGGCAAGGAACAGCACGTGACCGTGCCCGTGTCGCACTTCGATGAAGACAAGTTCGCTTCGGGCCATGCATTCGACGGCTCTTCGGTGGCTGGCTGGAAGGGTATCGAAGCCTCGGACATGCAACTCATGCCCGATCCCAACACCGCGAACATCGACCCGTTCTTCGAGGAAACCACGCTGTTCCTGCAATGCGACGTGATCGAGCCCAGCGACGGCAAGGCCTATGACCGCGACCCGCGTTCGATCGCCAAGCGCGCAGAAGCCTATCTGAAGGCATCGGGCCTGGGCGACACCGCCTACTTCGGTCCCGAACCCGAATTCTTCATCTTCGACGGCGTGCGCTGGTCGAACGAGCCCGGCAACGTGAGCTACGAGATCGAAGAGTACGAAGCACCCTGGAACACCGGCACCAAATTCGACTCCGGCAACCGCGGCCACCGTCCCACGACCAAGGGCGGCTACTTCCCCGTGCCTCCGGTCGACAGCACGCAGGACATGCGCGCCGAAATGTCGCTGATCCTCGAATCGCTGGGCATTCCGGTCGAAGTGTTCCACCACGAAGTGGCGGGCGCAGGCCAGAACGAAATCGGCACGCGCTTCTCGACGCTGGTCGAGCGCGCCGACTGGACGCAGCAGCTGAAGTACGTGGTCTGGAACGTGGCCAACACCTACGGCAAGACCGCGACCTTCATGCCCAAGCCCTACGCCGGCGACAACGGCTCGGGCATGCACGTGCACCAGTCGATCTGGAAAGACGGCAAGAACCTGTTTGCCGGCGACGGCTATGCCGGCCTGTCCGACTTCGCGCTGTTCTACATCGGCGGCATCATCAAGCACGCCCGTGCGCTGAACGCCATCACCAACCCCGGCACCAACAGCTACAAGCGCCTGGTGCCCGGCTTCGAAGCCCCGGTGAAGCTGGCCTACTCGGCCAAGAACCGCTCGGCCTCGATCCGCATTCCCTACGTGGCGAACCCCAAGGGCCGCCGCATCGAAGCGCGCTTCCCCGATCCACTGGCCAACCCCTACCTGTGCTTCTCGGCGCTGATGATGGCCGGCCTGGACGGCGTGGAAAACAAGATTCATCCCGGCGAAGCCGCGACCAAGGATCTGTACCATCTGCCCCCGGAAGAAGACAAGCTGGTGCCCACCGTGTGCCACAGCCTCGACCAGGCGCTCGAAGCGCTGGACGCGGACCGCGGCTTCCTGACCAAGGGCGGCGTGTTCTCGGACTCGATGCTCGATGCCTACATCGAACTGAAGATGGGCGAAGTCACGCGCTTCCGCCAAGCCGTGCACCCCGTCGAGTACGACATGTATTACTCGCTGTGA
- a CDS encoding competence/damage-inducible protein A, protein MELQFGAIIIGDEILSGKRADKHLAKLIELLAARGLSLSYAEYIGDDRPRLTAALARAFDSASVVFSFGGIGATPDDHTRQCAAQALGVPLALHPEAVALIEERMRDVAAEKGEVFEPRRPDNVHRLQMGNFPQGARIIANPYNKIPGFSCAGRAGGAVHFVPGFPVMAWPMVESVLDQHYAPLFHGPARQERSVLVFGIGEATLTPLMQQLESAHDGLRVFSLPSVDHPVHGAHVELGIKGLVATVDQAWPALIEGLHSIGAKWSTEMVRQA, encoded by the coding sequence ATGGAATTGCAGTTTGGCGCCATCATCATTGGCGATGAGATTCTTTCGGGTAAACGGGCCGACAAGCACCTGGCCAAATTGATCGAGTTGCTGGCCGCGCGCGGCCTGTCGCTGTCATATGCCGAGTACATCGGCGACGACCGCCCGCGGCTCACGGCGGCGCTGGCACGCGCCTTCGACAGCGCCAGCGTGGTGTTTTCGTTCGGCGGCATCGGCGCCACGCCCGACGACCACACGCGCCAGTGCGCGGCGCAGGCGCTGGGCGTGCCGCTGGCCCTGCACCCCGAAGCCGTGGCGCTGATCGAGGAGCGCATGCGCGATGTGGCCGCGGAAAAGGGCGAGGTCTTCGAGCCCCGGCGCCCCGACAATGTGCATCGGCTGCAGATGGGCAACTTCCCGCAGGGCGCGCGCATCATTGCCAACCCCTACAACAAGATCCCGGGCTTTTCCTGCGCTGGCCGCGCGGGCGGGGCGGTGCATTTCGTGCCCGGTTTTCCGGTCATGGCCTGGCCGATGGTGGAAAGCGTGCTCGACCAGCACTATGCGCCGCTGTTCCACGGCCCCGCACGCCAGGAGCGCTCGGTGCTGGTGTTCGGCATTGGGGAAGCTACACTCACGCCGCTGATGCAGCAGCTCGAGTCGGCCCATGACGGCCTGCGCGTGTTCAGCCTGCCTAGCGTGGACCATCCAGTGCATGGCGCCCATGTGGAACTCGGGATCAAGGGCCTGGTTGCCACGGTGGACCAGGCCTGGCCCGCACTGATAGAGGGATTGCACTCTATTGGTGCAAAGTGGAGCACCGAAATGGTGCGTCAGGCGTGA
- a CDS encoding EI24 domain-containing protein has product MLGGMRLLIDSFWRAAAYCLHKRVILWSLVPLLFMTLLSAVLGYFFWEPAVLWVQGLLDGTHWLQTVWGWLQARGVGFGSAAVAPVLVVLVAMPIIVVLSLLLVALCMAPALVRLVAERRFPLLERKHGGSLAASLAWSLGSTLIALIALVVSVPLWFVPPLVMIIPPLIWGWLTYRVMAFDALSEHASKRERRVLFLRHRYSLMVMGVICGYLGAAPAIVWASGMLFLAAFWILIPLAIWIYALVFAFSSLWFAHFCLAALEGMRASPQAAEPEEVVPPLAPQPSGIPPSLPPSK; this is encoded by the coding sequence ATGCTAGGGGGTATGCGACTGCTTATCGACTCCTTCTGGCGTGCAGCAGCTTATTGCCTGCACAAACGGGTGATCCTCTGGTCGCTCGTCCCGCTGCTGTTCATGACACTGCTCTCGGCCGTGCTGGGCTACTTCTTCTGGGAGCCCGCGGTGCTGTGGGTGCAGGGCCTGCTCGATGGCACCCACTGGCTGCAGACCGTGTGGGGCTGGCTGCAGGCGCGCGGCGTCGGGTTCGGCTCGGCGGCGGTGGCGCCCGTGCTGGTGGTGCTGGTGGCCATGCCGATCATCGTCGTGCTGTCGCTGCTGCTGGTGGCGCTGTGCATGGCGCCAGCACTGGTGCGGCTGGTGGCCGAAAGGCGTTTTCCGCTGCTCGAGCGCAAGCATGGCGGGTCGCTTGCCGCCAGCCTGGCCTGGTCGCTGGGCTCGACGCTGATCGCGCTGATCGCGCTGGTGGTCTCCGTGCCGCTGTGGTTCGTGCCGCCGCTGGTCATGATCATCCCGCCGCTGATCTGGGGCTGGCTCACCTACCGCGTGATGGCCTTCGATGCCTTGTCGGAGCATGCGAGCAAGCGCGAACGCCGGGTGCTGTTCCTGCGCCACCGCTACAGCCTGATGGTGATGGGCGTGATCTGCGGCTACCTGGGCGCCGCGCCGGCCATCGTCTGGGCCTCGGGCATGCTGTTCCTGGCGGCCTTCTGGATCCTGATTCCGCTGGCCATCTGGATCTACGCGCTGGTGTTTGCCTTCTCCTCGCTGTGGTTTGCGCATTTCTGCCTGGCCGCGCTCGAAGGCATGCGCGCCAGCCCGCAGGCGGCAGAGCCCGAGGAAGTGGTGCCGCCGCTGGCGCCGCAGCCGTCCGGCATCCCTCCTTCCCTACCTCCCTCCAAGTGA
- a CDS encoding sterol desaturase family protein has translation MQALVDWFNAAQQQLFEGLVQPLLFALGMAHLLEDGYAATGWLLVGLIQLMVMVLLIAPLQRLWPVEAVTDRRAVRVDILYTLVHRLGLFRIALFFTIDPLWDHLFGTLRVWGLPTYHLDNLWPGVTDQAWVSLLLYLVVFDLLDYWIHRGQHQFGWWWKLHALHHSQRQMTMWSDNRNHLLDDLLRDSIIVLVAQLIGLAPGQFVAIVAITQLSESLHHANLRVWFGRIGERLWVSPRFHRRHHTIGIGHEARAGTRVRRGGNNFGVLLPWWDMLFGTANFELRYDPTGIRDQVEPDARGRVRDYGQGFWTQQWRGVLRLLGRA, from the coding sequence ATGCAGGCATTGGTGGATTGGTTCAACGCGGCGCAGCAGCAGCTTTTCGAAGGGCTGGTGCAGCCGCTGCTGTTTGCGCTGGGCATGGCGCATCTGCTCGAGGACGGCTATGCGGCCACGGGCTGGCTGCTGGTCGGGCTGATTCAGCTGATGGTCATGGTGCTGCTGATCGCGCCGCTGCAGCGGCTGTGGCCGGTCGAGGCCGTGACCGACCGGCGCGCGGTGCGCGTCGACATCCTCTACACGCTGGTGCACCGGCTGGGGCTGTTTCGCATCGCGCTGTTCTTCACGATCGATCCGCTGTGGGACCACCTGTTCGGCACGCTGCGCGTCTGGGGCCTGCCCACCTACCATCTCGACAACCTCTGGCCGGGTGTCACCGACCAGGCCTGGGTCAGCCTGCTGCTGTACCTGGTGGTGTTCGACCTGCTTGATTACTGGATCCACCGCGGCCAACACCAGTTCGGCTGGTGGTGGAAGCTGCATGCGCTGCACCATTCGCAGCGGCAGATGACGATGTGGAGCGACAACCGCAACCACCTGCTCGATGACTTGCTGCGCGACAGCATCATCGTGCTGGTGGCGCAGCTGATCGGACTGGCGCCGGGCCAGTTCGTGGCCATCGTCGCCATCACCCAGCTCAGCGAAAGCCTGCACCATGCGAACCTGCGCGTGTGGTTCGGCCGCATCGGCGAGCGGCTGTGGGTCAGCCCGCGCTTCCATCGGCGCCACCACACCATCGGCATCGGCCATGAGGCGCGGGCCGGCACGCGCGTGCGCCGCGGCGGCAACAATTTCGGCGTGCTGCTGCCGTGGTGGGACATGCTGTTCGGCACCGCCAATTTCGAGTTGCGCTATGACCCTACCGGTATCCGGGATCAGGTCGAACCCGATGCCCGGGGCCGCGTGCGCGACTATGGACAAGGGTTCTGGACCCAGCAATGGCGCGGGGTACTGCGTTTGCTCGGTCGCGCTTGA
- a CDS encoding polysaccharide deacetylase family protein, with amino-acid sequence MRQDLRACWLLAAALLPMAAGAADACKPLYLTFDTGHMGVAPLVAEVLKRQQVRVTFFAANEATQEGDGSLGEHWAPWWRARAAEGHAFASHTWSHAYWRADAGTPAAPAFRVRPSAGPREGQTYTLSAAGYCAEIAQSADRLQQITGKKPLPLFRAPGGKTSPALIAAAKACGWAHVGWSPAGFLGDELPSERHSNKALLAQALQRIRSGDILLAHLGIWSRKDPWAPAVLEPLLVGLKAQGFCFRTLDTHPDYRHWIEQPR; translated from the coding sequence ATGCGCCAGGACCTGCGAGCGTGCTGGCTGCTGGCCGCGGCGCTGCTGCCCATGGCAGCGGGCGCCGCGGACGCCTGCAAGCCGCTGTATCTGACCTTCGACACGGGCCACATGGGGGTCGCGCCACTGGTGGCCGAGGTCCTCAAGCGCCAGCAGGTGCGCGTGACCTTCTTTGCGGCCAACGAGGCCACGCAGGAGGGCGATGGCAGCCTGGGCGAACACTGGGCGCCGTGGTGGCGCGCGCGCGCCGCCGAAGGCCATGCTTTTGCCTCGCACACCTGGTCGCATGCCTACTGGCGCGCCGATGCGGGCACGCCGGCCGCGCCCGCCTTCCGCGTGAGGCCGTCGGCCGGGCCGCGCGAAGGTCAGACCTATACGCTCAGCGCCGCGGGCTATTGCGCCGAGATCGCGCAATCGGCCGACCGGCTGCAGCAGATCACCGGCAAGAAGCCGCTGCCGCTGTTTCGCGCGCCCGGCGGCAAGACCTCGCCAGCGCTGATTGCCGCGGCCAAGGCCTGTGGCTGGGCGCATGTCGGCTGGTCGCCGGCAGGCTTTCTCGGCGATGAGCTGCCTAGTGAACGTCATAGCAACAAGGCCTTGCTGGCCCAGGCGCTGCAGCGGATCCGCAGCGGTGATATCTTGCTGGCCCATCTCGGAATCTGGTCGCGCAAGGACCCCTGGGCCCCGGCCGTGCTCGAGCCGCTGCTGGTCGGCCTCAAGGCGCAGGGCTTTTGCTTTCGCACGCTCGACACGCATCCCGATTACCGTCACTGGATAGAGCAGCCTCGTTGA
- a CDS encoding YncE family protein → MQPLPPIFVLNSLDASVSVIDPVRWVETARIPTGKEPHHLYLTPDEKSLVVANALGDSLTFLDPRTAQVQRVVRDISDPYHLRFSPDMKWLVTAANRLDHVDFYRWDGQQPTLAKRVTTAKTPSHLWIDARSTTVYSTMQDSDELVAIDLATQVITARVRTGAMPADVYGSPDGKRLYIGLTGSDSVEVFDISAGPPRNMALIKTGKGAHAFRGAGDKRHLYVSNRVANTIGKIDMQTQQLVETYPAPGGPDCMDVSADGRYIYVSSRWARKLSVIDTVEKKVVRQVNVGKSPHGVWTLAHAPR, encoded by the coding sequence ATCCAGCCGCTTCCCCCCATCTTCGTGCTCAACTCGCTTGACGCCTCGGTCAGCGTGATCGATCCGGTGCGCTGGGTCGAGACGGCGCGCATCCCGACCGGCAAGGAGCCGCACCATCTCTACCTCACGCCCGACGAGAAGTCGCTGGTGGTGGCCAACGCGCTCGGCGATTCGCTGACCTTCCTCGACCCGCGCACGGCGCAGGTGCAGCGCGTGGTGCGCGACATCTCCGATCCGTACCACCTGCGCTTCAGCCCCGACATGAAATGGCTGGTCACGGCCGCAAACCGGCTCGACCACGTGGACTTCTACCGCTGGGACGGCCAGCAGCCGACGCTGGCGAAACGCGTCACGACGGCCAAGACGCCCAGCCACCTGTGGATCGACGCGCGCAGTACCACCGTCTACTCGACCATGCAGGACAGCGACGAACTGGTGGCCATCGACCTGGCCACGCAGGTCATCACGGCGCGCGTGCGCACCGGCGCGATGCCGGCCGACGTCTACGGCAGCCCCGACGGAAAGCGCCTGTACATCGGCCTCACGGGCAGCGACAGCGTCGAGGTGTTCGACATCTCTGCAGGCCCGCCGCGCAACATGGCGCTGATCAAGACCGGCAAGGGCGCGCATGCGTTCCGCGGCGCGGGCGACAAGCGCCACCTTTACGTCAGCAACCGCGTGGCCAACACCATCGGCAAGATCGACATGCAGACCCAGCAGCTGGTCGAGACCTATCCCGCGCCCGGCGGCCCGGACTGCATGGATGTCTCGGCCGACGGCCGCTACATCTATGTCAGCTCGCGCTGGGCGCGCAAGCTGTCGGTGATCGACACGGTCGAGAAGAAAGTGGTGCGCCAGGTCAACGTCGGCAAGTCGCCGCACGGCGTCTGGACGCTGGCGCACGCGCCGCGCTGA
- a CDS encoding phosphoribosyltransferase, producing the protein MLTEDGNHLYVSYDEYHGLIEKLALKIHQSGWEFDTILCLARGGLRPGDILSRIFDKPLAIMSTSSYRAEAGTVQGHLDIARFITTPKGEIAGRVLLVDDLADSGLTLNAVVGMLKTNYPPITELRSAVIWTKGLSTFKADYSVEFLPTNPWIHQPFESYDNLGPQKLLEKWKL; encoded by the coding sequence ATGTTGACCGAAGACGGTAACCACCTGTACGTAAGCTACGACGAATACCACGGCCTGATCGAGAAGCTCGCGCTGAAGATCCACCAGTCCGGCTGGGAATTCGACACCATCCTGTGCCTGGCACGCGGTGGCCTGCGTCCGGGCGACATCCTGAGCCGCATTTTCGACAAGCCGCTGGCCATCATGTCCACCAGCTCCTACCGCGCCGAAGCCGGCACGGTGCAGGGCCATCTGGACATCGCGCGCTTCATCACCACGCCCAAGGGCGAGATTGCCGGCCGCGTGCTGCTGGTCGACGACCTTGCGGATTCGGGTCTCACGCTCAACGCCGTGGTCGGCATGCTCAAGACCAACTACCCGCCGATCACCGAACTGCGCAGCGCCGTGATCTGGACCAAGGGCCTTTCGACCTTCAAGGCCGACTATTCGGTGGAATTCCTGCCGACCAATCCCTGGATCCATCAGCCGTTCGAAAGCTACGACAATCTGGGCCCGCAGAAGCTGCTCGAAAAATGGAAGCTGTGA
- a CDS encoding adenylosuccinate synthase — protein MKASKGRNVVVVGTQWGDEGKGKLVDWLTESAAGVVRFQGGHNAGHTLVINGVKTALHLIPSGIMRAGVKCYIGNGVVLSAAKLFEEIEGLEKAGVQVRNRLRVSEACPLILPFHAALDVAREAAREQGGTEKIGTTGRGIGPAYEDKIARRALRVQDLKYPERFASKLRELLALHNHILVHVLGSKNFTFGDALKPYIVDGEVQFDAVYNEAMRHAELLKPMMADVSRELNEAHQDGGNLLFEGAQGTLLDVDHGTYPYVTSSNCVAGNAAAGSGVGPGMLHYVLGITKAYCTRVGGGPFPTELDWEKEGTPGYHMSTVGAEKGVTTGRSRRCGWFDAALLKRSAQVNGLSGLCITKLDVLDGLEELKLCVGYELDGETIDLLPMGADDIARCKPIYETIPGWTDSTVGVTDYDALPASARRYLERIAEVTGVPIAMVSTSPDRDHTILMHNPYSAA, from the coding sequence ATGAAAGCAAGCAAAGGTCGCAATGTGGTCGTGGTCGGCACCCAATGGGGTGACGAAGGCAAGGGCAAGCTGGTGGACTGGCTCACCGAAAGCGCCGCTGGCGTGGTGCGCTTCCAGGGCGGCCACAATGCCGGCCACACGCTGGTCATCAACGGCGTCAAGACCGCGCTGCACCTGATCCCCAGCGGCATCATGCGCGCCGGCGTCAAGTGCTACATCGGCAACGGCGTGGTGCTGTCGGCAGCCAAGCTGTTCGAGGAAATCGAAGGCCTGGAAAAAGCCGGCGTGCAGGTGCGCAACCGCCTGCGCGTGAGCGAGGCCTGCCCGCTGATCCTGCCGTTCCACGCGGCGCTGGACGTGGCGCGCGAAGCCGCGCGCGAGCAGGGCGGCACCGAGAAGATCGGCACCACCGGCCGCGGCATCGGGCCCGCCTACGAAGACAAGATCGCGCGCCGCGCGCTGCGCGTGCAGGACCTGAAGTACCCCGAGCGCTTCGCCAGCAAGCTGCGCGAACTGCTGGCGCTGCACAACCACATCCTGGTGCATGTGCTGGGCTCGAAGAACTTCACCTTCGGCGACGCGCTCAAGCCCTACATCGTCGACGGCGAAGTGCAGTTCGACGCGGTCTACAACGAAGCCATGCGCCACGCCGAGCTGCTCAAGCCGATGATGGCCGACGTCTCGCGCGAGCTCAACGAAGCCCACCAGGACGGCGGCAACCTGCTGTTCGAAGGCGCGCAGGGCACGCTGCTCGACGTCGACCACGGCACCTATCCCTATGTGACCTCGAGCAACTGCGTGGCCGGCAATGCCGCCGCCGGTTCGGGCGTGGGCCCGGGCATGCTGCACTATGTGCTGGGGATCACCAAGGCCTACTGCACGCGCGTCGGCGGCGGCCCGTTCCCCACCGAACTCGACTGGGAAAAGGAAGGCACGCCGGGCTACCACATGAGCACCGTCGGCGCCGAGAAGGGCGTGACCACGGGACGCAGCCGCCGCTGCGGCTGGTTCGATGCCGCGCTGCTCAAGCGTTCGGCCCAGGTCAACGGCCTGTCCGGCCTGTGCATCACCAAGCTCGACGTGCTGGACGGCCTCGAGGAACTGAAGCTGTGCGTGGGCTACGAGCTCGACGGCGAGACCATCGACCTGCTGCCCATGGGCGCGGACGATATCGCGCGCTGCAAGCCGATCTATGAAACCATTCCCGGCTGGACCGACTCCACCGTGGGTGTGACCGACTACGACGCGCTGCCGGCCTCGGCCCGCCGCTACCTGGAGCGCATCGCCGAAGTCACCGGCGTGCCGATCGCCATGGTCTCGACCAGCCCCGATCGCGATCACACCATCCTCATGCACAACCCCTACAGCGCGGCCTGA
- a CDS encoding ATP phosphoribosyltransferase regulatory subunit: protein MSAWVLPDHIADVLPSEARHIEELRRGLLDTARSYGYELVMPPLLEHLESLLTGTGEALDLQTFKLVDQLSGRSLGLRADTTQQVARIDAHLLNRRGITRLCYCGPVLHTRPDRPRATREPLQFGAEIYGHAGLEADLESLLLALACLRSAQVENVSVDMADVRVVRSLLAGVVLEAPVLHAVHAALASKDASELARLTREFPAASRDGLMALLQLYGDASVLDEAGKALAGVPGVAEVLAHLKWLAARLEGVNVTFDLADLRGYGYYSGTRFAMYVPGASDALVRGGRYDEVGAVFGRNRPAAGFSLDIKQLVSVVPTRALKAAIRAPWGDAQDVGAAIAALRQQGETVVCVLPGHESEVDEFHCDRELVQVAGQWVVQAISGN, encoded by the coding sequence ATGTCTGCTTGGGTCCTGCCGGATCACATCGCCGATGTATTGCCCTCCGAGGCACGGCACATCGAAGAATTGCGCCGAGGGTTGCTCGATACGGCGCGTAGCTATGGGTATGAGCTGGTCATGCCTCCCCTTCTGGAGCATCTGGAGTCCCTGCTGACGGGTACCGGCGAAGCCCTGGACCTGCAGACGTTCAAGCTGGTCGACCAGCTCTCCGGGCGTTCGCTGGGCCTGCGCGCCGACACCACGCAGCAGGTGGCCCGCATCGATGCCCACCTGCTCAATCGCCGCGGCATTACCCGCCTGTGCTATTGCGGCCCGGTGCTCCATACCCGTCCCGACCGTCCGCGCGCCACGCGCGAGCCGCTGCAGTTCGGCGCCGAGATCTACGGCCATGCCGGTCTCGAGGCCGACCTCGAGTCGCTGCTGCTCGCGCTGGCCTGCCTGCGCAGCGCCCAGGTCGAGAACGTCAGTGTCGACATGGCCGATGTGCGCGTGGTGCGCAGCCTGCTGGCCGGCGTGGTGCTCGAAGCCCCGGTGCTGCATGCCGTGCATGCGGCCCTGGCCAGCAAGGACGCCAGCGAACTGGCGCGCCTCACACGCGAATTCCCCGCAGCGTCGCGCGACGGCCTGATGGCCCTGCTGCAGCTGTATGGCGACGCGTCGGTGCTCGACGAAGCCGGCAAGGCGCTGGCGGGCGTGCCCGGCGTGGCCGAAGTGCTGGCCCACCTCAAGTGGCTGGCGGCGCGCCTCGAAGGCGTGAACGTGACCTTCGACCTGGCCGACCTGCGCGGCTATGGCTACTACAGCGGCACGCGCTTCGCGATGTATGTGCCCGGCGCCAGCGATGCGCTGGTGCGCGGCGGCCGCTATGACGAAGTCGGCGCGGTGTTCGGTCGCAACCGTCCTGCCGCCGGCTTCAGCCTGGATATCAAGCAACTGGTGAGCGTGGTGCCCACGCGTGCGCTCAAGGCCGCCATCCGTGCGCCCTGGGGCGACGCGCAGGACGTGGGCGCCGCGATTGCCGCCTTGCGCCAGCAGGGCGAAACCGTGGTCTGCGTACTGCCGGGCCATGAAAGCGAAGTGGACGAATTCCACTGTGACCGAGAACTCGTGCAAGTCGCCGGGCAATGGGTCGTACAAGCCATTTCTGGCAATTGA
- the hflC gene encoding protease modulator HflC: protein MNRVGFIVSSLLVALALLSSMLFVVDQRQFGVVYALGQIKEVITEPGLHIKAPPPFQNVRYLDKRLLTLDSTDTEPMLTAEKQRVVIDWYVRWRISEPSEYIRNVGLDEAAGTMQLNRVVRNAFQEEINRRTVRDLLADKREALMADVKREVLESVRGAKPWGMDVVDVRITRVDYAESITESVYRRMEAERKRVANELRSTGAAEGEKIRADADRQREVTVANAYRDAQKIKGEGDAEAARVYAEAFGRDPQFAQFYRSLEAYKASFSKKSDVMVLDPSSSEFFKAMRNGNAAPAR from the coding sequence GTGAACAGAGTCGGATTTATTGTCTCCAGCCTGTTGGTGGCGCTGGCCCTGCTGAGCTCGATGCTGTTTGTCGTCGACCAGCGCCAGTTCGGCGTGGTCTACGCGCTCGGCCAGATCAAGGAAGTGATCACCGAGCCGGGCCTGCACATCAAGGCACCGCCGCCGTTCCAGAACGTGCGCTATCTCGACAAGCGCCTGCTGACGCTCGACAGCACCGATACCGAACCGATGCTGACGGCCGAGAAGCAGCGCGTGGTGATCGACTGGTACGTGCGCTGGCGCATCTCGGAGCCGTCGGAGTACATCCGCAACGTCGGCCTCGACGAAGCCGCGGGCACGATGCAGCTCAACCGCGTGGTGCGCAATGCGTTCCAGGAGGAAATCAACCGCCGCACCGTGCGCGACCTGTTGGCCGACAAGCGCGAAGCGCTGATGGCCGATGTCAAGCGCGAAGTGCTGGAATCGGTGCGCGGCGCCAAGCCCTGGGGCATGGACGTGGTCGACGTGCGCATCACGCGCGTCGACTATGCCGAGTCGATCACCGAATCGGTTTACCGCCGCATGGAAGCCGAGCGCAAGCGCGTGGCCAACGAGCTGCGCTCGACCGGTGCCGCCGAAGGCGAGAAGATCCGCGCCGATGCCGACCGCCAGCGCGAAGTCACCGTGGCCAACGCCTACCGCGACGCGCAGAAGATCAAGGGCGAGGGCGATGCCGAAGCCGCGCGTGTCTACGCCGAGGCCTTTGGCCGCGACCCGCAGTTCGCGCAGTTCTACCGCAGCCTCGAAGCCTACAAGGCCAGCTTCAGCAAGAAGAGCGACGTGATGGTGCTCGACCCGTCCTCGTCGGAATTCTTCAAGGCCATGCGCAACGGCAACGCCGCACCTGCCAGGTAA